A single Candidatus Omnitrophota bacterium DNA region contains:
- a CDS encoding nucleotidyl transferase AbiEii/AbiGii toxin family protein, with the protein MIEKRQVLKFVELWQTTLDNVVREYFQQLFLSRLYEEKGSDRLLFKGGTALRIVWQSPRFSEDLDFTGTGITVKEIEALMEGVLAKMEMEGIQSEIIESKSTSGGYLAIFEFVTNEYKSRIQVEVSLRSGKKGLGAATLVRSDLVMPYTLIHLKEDILVSEKINACLTRGKARDFYDLYFILRSRMAFKEAFIQDKQLKSKIIEAIKSRQLNFRSELKTFLPISQHMVIKGFPKTLLAEIERNLAG; encoded by the coding sequence ATGATTGAAAAAAGACAGGTTCTGAAATTCGTTGAGCTCTGGCAGACGACTCTTGATAACGTTGTGCGGGAATATTTTCAACAGTTATTTCTATCCCGTCTATACGAGGAGAAAGGTTCCGACAGATTGCTTTTTAAGGGAGGTACGGCTTTACGTATTGTATGGCAAAGCCCGCGATTTTCCGAAGACCTTGATTTTACAGGCACAGGCATTACCGTAAAAGAGATTGAAGCCCTTATGGAAGGGGTTCTTGCCAAAATGGAAATGGAAGGTATTCAATCTGAAATAATTGAGTCGAAAAGCACCTCGGGCGGGTATCTCGCAATATTTGAATTTGTAACAAACGAGTATAAGAGCCGGATCCAGGTCGAAGTTTCTCTGCGAAGCGGCAAAAAAGGGTTGGGGGCGGCTACGCTAGTCCGGTCCGATTTGGTTATGCCATATACGCTTATCCATCTCAAAGAGGATATTCTTGTTAGTGAAAAGATTAATGCCTGCCTCACTCGAGGCAAGGCGCGTGATTTTTACGACCTTTATTTTATTCTCCGGAGCCGTATGGCTTTTAAGGAGGCGTTTATTCAGGATAAACAATTGAAGTCGAAAATCATCGAAGCCATCAAATCCAGACAGCTGAACTTCAGGAGCGAACTCAAGACATTTCTTCCTATAAGTCAGCATATGGTAATCAAAGGTTTCCCTAAGACGCTGTTGGCGGAAATCGAACGCAACCTGGCGGGATGA
- a CDS encoding permease, whose protein sequence is MENFFQILLHYTYEVIPALAVGFLISGFVHELIPEDKVLKYLGTGGLKPILYATIIGTFLPVCCWGSLPIAVSFYKKGAKLGPVLAFLVATPATSISALLVAYSVLGLGFTVYIFFAVIIMGVSIGLLGNIIKYTPKPIEKIACPHCELDPKHELLHREKTTKEKLIDALKYAFIDLPKEIGLELLIGLILAAFVATYMPLGHLIKAYLSGWFGYVFSVVFGLLMYICSTASVPLIDSLMKQGMNAGSAMTLLLMGPVASYGTIFVLRKEYGMKVLLVFLTGLIISSLLLGIGFQLLRY, encoded by the coding sequence ATGGAAAACTTCTTCCAGATATTACTCCATTATACATATGAAGTGATCCCCGCGTTAGCAGTGGGATTTCTTATCAGCGGTTTTGTCCATGAGCTAATCCCGGAAGACAAGGTCCTGAAATATTTGGGCACCGGCGGGCTTAAGCCCATCCTCTATGCGACCATAATCGGCACTTTTTTACCGGTCTGTTGCTGGGGGTCGCTTCCGATAGCGGTAAGTTTTTATAAAAAAGGAGCTAAGCTGGGGCCGGTGCTCGCTTTTTTAGTCGCCACTCCCGCCACCTCTATCAGCGCGCTTCTTGTCGCCTACAGCGTCCTGGGCCTGGGATTTACCGTCTATATATTTTTCGCGGTTATAATAATGGGGGTATCTATAGGCCTCCTCGGGAACATTATAAAATACACCCCGAAGCCCATAGAAAAAATAGCGTGCCCGCATTGTGAGCTGGATCCGAAGCATGAACTGCTTCACAGGGAAAAGACGACAAAAGAAAAGTTGATTGACGCATTAAAATATGCTTTTATAGATCTACCGAAAGAGATAGGGCTTGAGCTTTTAATAGGCCTCATTCTGGCCGCGTTCGTCGCCACTTATATGCCCTTAGGCCATCTTATCAAGGCGTATCTAAGCGGCTGGTTTGGCTATGTGTTCAGTGTCGTCTTCGGGCTTCTCATGTACATCTGCTCGACGGCGAGTGTTCCATTGATCGATAGTTTGATGAAGCAGGGCATGAACGCGGGCTCTGCGATGACCTTGCTTTTGATGGGGCCCGTCGCAAGTTACGGCACGATCTTTGTATTGAGAAAAGAGTACGGCATGAAGGTACTGCTGGTTTTTCTCACCGGGCTTATAATTTCTTCGTTATTGCTGGGAATAGGTTTTCAGTTATTACGATATTAA
- a CDS encoding response regulator, whose translation MANEKLLIVDDEKDFVDMVAERLSAKGFEIVEAFDGKEGFEKAHSEKPDLIVLDVMMPEMSGYDVCRKLKIEDGYKKTPIIMLTAKFQPNDLEFGKEMGADAYLTKPLELDQLLLTIKALLRIKRIKKGREAKNP comes from the coding sequence GTGGCAAATGAAAAACTGCTGATAGTCGACGACGAAAAGGATTTTGTTGATATGGTTGCCGAACGTCTTTCGGCAAAAGGTTTCGAGATAGTCGAGGCGTTCGACGGCAAGGAAGGATTTGAAAAGGCGCATTCCGAGAAGCCGGATCTCATAGTGCTCGACGTAATGATGCCGGAGATGAGCGGATACGATGTGTGCAGGAAACTTAAAATAGAAGATGGTTATAAAAAGACGCCGATTATAATGCTTACCGCGAAGTTCCAGCCCAACGACCTGGAATTCGGTAAAGAGATGGGCGCGGACGCGTATCTGACCAAGCCTTTGGAATTAGACCAACTGCTTCTTACGATAAAAGCGCTTTTACGGATAAAGCGGATAAAAAAAGGAAGAGAGGCGAAGAATCCATGA
- a CDS encoding cytochrome c biogenesis protein CcdA, protein MAGENISYVVAFAAGFLTFLSPCLLPIIPPFIAYITGVSLGDMALPAKAAAAKRKAIVHSLIFCAGFSIVFILLGLTATFIGRALFQYQKAIQIGGGILVILFGLYLTGVLKFAFLGKELKMRVTSGASSYLGSFLLGVTFAAAWTPCAGPILGSILVMAGTRTTTIEGAKLLTAYSLGIALPFVMTAILINTFVAHFNKVKKFMGVVNIVGGIFLIIVGVFLIMKGAV, encoded by the coding sequence ATGGCGGGTGAAAATATTTCGTACGTGGTGGCGTTCGCGGCAGGGTTTTTGACTTTTCTCTCACCGTGTTTATTGCCGATAATACCGCCCTTTATAGCCTACATAACAGGTGTATCGCTGGGTGACATGGCGCTTCCGGCGAAGGCGGCCGCGGCTAAGAGGAAGGCAATCGTCCATTCGCTTATATTCTGCGCCGGGTTTTCGATAGTATTTATATTGTTAGGCCTTACCGCGACATTCATCGGCCGCGCGCTTTTTCAATATCAAAAGGCCATACAGATAGGCGGCGGGATACTCGTAATATTATTCGGGCTGTACCTGACCGGCGTACTCAAATTCGCTTTTCTGGGTAAAGAGCTGAAGATGCGGGTGACCTCCGGCGCGTCGAGTTACCTGGGCTCGTTCCTCCTGGGCGTGACGTTCGCGGCCGCATGGACGCCGTGCGCCGGGCCGATACTCGGGTCTATATTAGTAATGGCCGGGACCAGGACGACTACCATCGAAGGCGCGAAGCTTCTTACCGCGTATTCGTTAGGGATCGCGTTGCCGTTTGTCATGACGGCCATCCTTATAAATACGTTCGTCGCGCATTTTAATAAAGTTAAAAAGTTCATGGGTGTGGTAAATATTGTAGGCGGGATATTCCTTATTATAGTAGGAGTTTTTCTCATAATGAAAGGAGCCGTATGA
- a CDS encoding TlpA disulfide reductase family protein, with protein sequence MKKMMFQKLLYIFAAIFLLSACSAGNAVEIGQAAPDFTLNDTDGRPTSLAGFGGKVIILNFFASWCPPCRSEIPDFVELQKTYGDKGFTFIGVSLVDPKTSKDFAEKMGINYPVLVDDGKVSTLYGPVRSIPTTYLIDKNMKIVKMYIGSRDRATFEKDINELL encoded by the coding sequence ATGAAAAAAATGATGTTCCAAAAATTATTGTATATTTTCGCGGCGATATTTTTATTAAGCGCCTGTTCTGCCGGGAATGCCGTAGAGATCGGGCAGGCGGCCCCTGATTTTACCTTAAACGATACGGATGGACGCCCGACGAGCCTTGCCGGATTCGGCGGCAAAGTTATAATACTGAATTTCTTCGCCAGCTGGTGCCCGCCATGCAGGAGTGAGATACCGGATTTTGTGGAACTGCAAAAAACATACGGCGATAAAGGGTTTACGTTTATAGGGGTAAGCCTTGTGGATCCGAAGACGTCGAAAGATTTTGCCGAAAAAATGGGCATAAACTATCCGGTCTTAGTCGATGATGGTAAGGTGAGCACTCTTTACGGCCCGGTCAGGTCGATACCGACGACGTATTTGATAGATAAGAATATGAAGATAGTGAAGATGTATATAGGCTCGAGAGACAGGGCGACGTTCGAGAAAGATATTAACGAACTGCTCTAA
- a CDS encoding NifU family protein: protein MDKTNIEKALDKIRGVLQQDGGDIELVGIDKGVVQVRLKGACAGCPMSQMTLANFVEAELKKAVPEVKKVQAV, encoded by the coding sequence ATGGATAAAACGAATATCGAAAAAGCGTTAGACAAGATTCGCGGCGTGTTACAGCAGGATGGCGGTGATATCGAGCTGGTCGGAATAGATAAAGGCGTGGTGCAGGTGCGGCTTAAGGGTGCTTGCGCGGGCTGTCCGATGAGCCAGATGACGCTCGCCAATTTCGTCGAGGCGGAACTTAAAAAAGCGGTGCCTGAGGTTAAGAAAGTGCAGGCTGTCTAA
- a CDS encoding methylenetetrahydrofolate reductase C-terminal domain-containing protein yields the protein MIITKQKEFKDILEYLSPAKSVFIIGCGECATTCKTGGEEEVKQIKLALEKTGKTVTGYAVPSAPCIAAKVKLELAKSRKVIESSDAVLVLACGLGIQSVKENLRFAGPIHVGCDTLFMGAVDSAGAFLEKCSACGDCMLELTGLICPVTRCPKALMNGPCGGQDKGKCEVNRDKDCAWILIYNELKKQGKLDLLRKIKPPKDHLKTAKPRVAHL from the coding sequence ATGATAATAACAAAGCAAAAAGAGTTTAAAGACATACTGGAATATCTATCGCCCGCGAAGTCGGTATTCATTATCGGTTGCGGCGAGTGCGCGACTACGTGCAAAACCGGCGGCGAAGAAGAGGTAAAACAGATAAAGCTCGCGTTAGAAAAAACCGGCAAGACCGTTACCGGGTACGCGGTGCCTTCCGCGCCGTGCATCGCGGCGAAGGTGAAGCTCGAGCTCGCGAAAAGCCGTAAAGTAATAGAGTCCTCCGACGCTGTGCTTGTCTTAGCCTGCGGGCTCGGCATACAGTCGGTGAAAGAAAATCTGCGCTTCGCCGGGCCGATTCACGTCGGGTGCGACACGTTGTTCATGGGGGCGGTAGATTCCGCCGGAGCGTTCCTCGAGAAATGCTCCGCGTGCGGAGATTGCATGCTCGAACTGACGGGGCTCATCTGCCCTGTTACGCGTTGTCCGAAGGCGCTTATGAATGGGCCGTGCGGCGGACAGGATAAAGGAAAGTGCGAGGTTAATAGGGATAAGGACTGCGCGTGGATATTGATATATAATGAATTGAAAAAACAGGGCAAGCTCGACCTTTTGCGCAAGATAAAACCGCCCAAGGACCATTTGAAAACAGCAAAGCCGAGAGTAGCGCACCTTTAA
- the nifS gene encoding cysteine desulfurase NifS produces MKKVYMDNNATTRVRDEVIEAMLPYFGKVYGNASSIHQFGRGARTAVDAARQKVAALIGASSGEEIIFTSGGTEADNFAIKGVTSALRAKGNHIITSTIEHHAVLNACKFLEKEGCKVTYVGVDEYGVVKLDELKKAITDKTILISIMHANNEVGTIEPIEEIGKIAKERGIYFHTDAVQAVGKLPIDLTKLNVDLLSLSGHKLYGPKGVGALYIRKGTKITPQMHGGHHEMGKRAGTENVPGLVGLACACELAAGEIASEGKKLTELRDYFYKGIISRITDVRLNGHPEKRLANTLNVGFKYLEGESIILNLDMEGVGVSTGSACTSGSLEPSHVLTAMGIDPAETQGSVRFSLGRDNTKEDVDYVLEVLPPIIKRLRAMSPLYEDKMRKG; encoded by the coding sequence ATGAAAAAAGTTTACATGGATAATAACGCGACCACGAGGGTGCGCGATGAGGTTATAGAGGCGATGTTGCCGTATTTCGGGAAAGTCTACGGCAACGCCTCGAGCATACACCAGTTCGGCAGGGGCGCCAGGACGGCCGTAGACGCGGCCAGGCAGAAGGTGGCCGCGCTCATAGGTGCCTCGAGCGGCGAGGAGATAATATTCACTTCGGGCGGGACGGAAGCGGACAACTTCGCGATAAAAGGCGTCACCTCCGCGCTCCGGGCGAAAGGTAATCACATCATCACCTCCACTATCGAGCATCACGCGGTGTTGAATGCATGCAAGTTTCTCGAAAAAGAAGGCTGTAAGGTAACGTACGTCGGGGTGGATGAATACGGTGTCGTAAAATTGGACGAACTTAAAAAAGCTATAACGGACAAGACGATACTTATAAGCATAATGCACGCCAATAACGAAGTGGGCACTATCGAGCCGATAGAAGAGATAGGCAAAATAGCCAAAGAGCGCGGTATATATTTTCATACCGATGCCGTCCAGGCCGTCGGGAAACTGCCGATAGACCTGACAAAACTGAACGTCGACCTTCTTTCGCTCTCCGGCCACAAGCTCTACGGCCCGAAGGGCGTCGGCGCGCTTTATATAAGGAAAGGCACTAAGATAACCCCGCAGATGCACGGCGGCCATCATGAAATGGGCAAGCGCGCTGGTACGGAAAATGTTCCCGGGCTGGTAGGTTTGGCCTGCGCGTGCGAACTTGCCGCAGGCGAGATCGCCTCCGAAGGTAAAAAGCTCACGGAACTCAGAGATTATTTTTATAAAGGCATAATTTCACGGATTACGGATGTGCGGCTGAACGGGCACCCGGAAAAGCGGCTGGCAAATACACTCAACGTCGGGTTCAAATACCTCGAGGGAGAATCGATAATACTGAATCTCGACATGGAAGGCGTCGGGGTCTCTACCGGCTCCGCCTGCACGTCGGGCTCTCTCGAACCGTCTCACGTCTTAACCGCGATGGGCATTGACCCGGCGGAGACTCAAGGGTCGGTGAGATTTTCACTCGGCAGGGACAATACGAAAGAAGACGTCGATTATGTTCTGGAGGTTTTGCCGCCTATAATAAAGCGGCTTCGCGCGATGTCGCCGTTGTATGAAGATAAGATGAGGAAAGGTTAA
- a CDS encoding 5-formyltetrahydrofolate cyclo-ligase produces MKHKIRSHIKEKLKNHSDLEKTKKSGIIRDRLFNEEVFKEARVVMFYVSLKDEVDTLSMIDEAIEIGKRVCVPVIFKEEKRLMAGEIKDRTADLEKQHFGIYQPKAGHVKEVPLEDIDLIIVPGIAFDKNNFRLGRGHGYYDRFLCSLPDKTKTVGLAFDFQVVDHLPCDSHDIPVWKTITS; encoded by the coding sequence ATGAAGCACAAGATACGAAGCCACATAAAAGAGAAGCTAAAGAACCACTCCGACCTTGAAAAAACCAAAAAGAGTGGTATAATAAGGGATAGGTTGTTTAATGAAGAGGTATTTAAAGAAGCCAGGGTTGTGATGTTTTATGTCTCGCTCAAGGACGAAGTCGACACATTGTCCATGATAGACGAGGCGATCGAGATAGGGAAGAGAGTGTGCGTCCCAGTGATATTTAAGGAAGAGAAACGGCTTATGGCCGGTGAAATCAAAGACAGGACGGCGGATTTGGAAAAGCAGCATTTTGGAATCTATCAGCCCAAAGCGGGCCATGTGAAAGAGGTTCCTTTAGAAGATATAGACTTGATCATAGTTCCCGGAATAGCCTTCGATAAAAATAACTTCAGGTTGGGCCGGGGCCACGGTTATTATGACAGGTTTTTATGCTCGCTGCCGGATAAAACCAAAACCGTAGGGCTTGCCTTCGATTTTCAGGTAGTAGATCACCTTCCTTGCGATTCACACGATATCCCCGTCTGGAAAACCATCACAAGCTAA
- the rny gene encoding ribonuclease Y: MQQHQDVTLVYIGLAAIAAVSFVALGYLLRKIHSKNKLKNAEDSARKMVDTAKTEADKIRHTAELQAKDQLLKLRSEFEKETKDRRQELVILEKRLLQKEENLDRKLDSIDRKEKDVERRNFAIAEKEKGVALKEKDLERLFREEQEKLQNISGMTRDEAKRLLLAKLEDEVKQEAAILIKRTEDEAKEKADKEARKIIGLAIQRCAADHAVETTVSVVNLPSDEMKGRIIGREGRNIRALEIATGIDVIIDDTPGAVILSGFDPVKREIARLSLERLLHDGRIHPGRIEEVVEKVKKEMENTMREEGEKALFDTGLHGLHPELIKLLGKLKYRTSYGQNVLEHSKEVAHLMGVMASELKLDFNLAKRIGLLHDIGKAVSHEVEGTHSKLGADLARKYGESENICHAIEAHHQDIEPKTLLAVLCQAGDAISASRPGARRETLETYVKRLEKLESIADSFKGVEKAYAIQAGREIRVIVQPEKISDAQAAVMARDITKKIEEGLEYPGQIKVTVVRETRAVEYAK, encoded by the coding sequence ATGCAGCAACATCAGGACGTTACGCTTGTCTATATCGGCCTGGCGGCCATCGCCGCCGTGTCCTTTGTGGCGCTCGGATATTTATTGAGAAAGATCCATTCGAAGAATAAACTCAAGAATGCCGAAGATAGCGCCAGGAAGATGGTAGATACGGCAAAGACCGAAGCGGACAAGATCCGCCACACTGCGGAATTGCAGGCCAAGGATCAGCTATTAAAACTGAGATCGGAGTTTGAAAAAGAGACGAAGGACAGGCGCCAGGAGCTGGTGATCCTGGAGAAGCGGCTTCTGCAGAAAGAGGAGAACCTCGACAGGAAGCTCGATTCGATCGATCGCAAAGAGAAGGATGTCGAGAGGCGCAACTTCGCCATTGCTGAAAAAGAAAAAGGCGTAGCTTTAAAAGAGAAAGATCTCGAGAGGTTGTTCCGGGAAGAGCAGGAGAAACTCCAGAACATTTCCGGCATGACGCGCGACGAGGCCAAGAGATTGCTTTTAGCGAAGCTGGAGGACGAGGTTAAACAGGAAGCGGCGATTCTCATAAAACGCACCGAGGATGAGGCTAAGGAGAAGGCCGATAAGGAAGCGCGCAAGATCATAGGGCTCGCGATACAGAGATGCGCCGCCGATCATGCCGTCGAAACTACGGTAAGTGTAGTCAATCTGCCGTCCGACGAGATGAAGGGCAGGATCATAGGCCGCGAGGGCAGAAATATAAGGGCCCTCGAAATAGCCACCGGCATAGATGTTATCATAGATGACACTCCCGGCGCCGTAATACTTTCAGGGTTCGATCCTGTAAAAAGAGAGATAGCCAGGCTATCGCTCGAGCGCCTTCTGCACGACGGTAGGATACATCCCGGCAGGATAGAAGAAGTGGTCGAGAAGGTTAAAAAAGAGATGGAGAATACGATGCGCGAAGAGGGCGAGAAGGCCCTATTCGATACCGGGCTTCATGGCCTGCATCCGGAACTGATAAAGCTCCTCGGTAAATTAAAATACAGGACCAGCTACGGGCAGAATGTGCTCGAGCATTCGAAAGAAGTGGCGCATCTGATGGGGGTCATGGCGAGCGAACTCAAGCTCGACTTTAACCTCGCCAAACGCATAGGGCTTTTACACGATATAGGTAAGGCCGTAAGCCATGAGGTTGAGGGTACGCACTCGAAGCTCGGCGCTGACCTGGCGCGCAAGTACGGCGAGTCGGAAAATATCTGCCACGCGATTGAGGCGCACCACCAGGACATAGAGCCGAAGACGCTTCTGGCGGTATTGTGCCAGGCCGGAGACGCTATAAGCGCTTCCCGCCCGGGCGCAAGACGCGAGACGCTTGAGACATACGTCAAACGTCTGGAGAAACTGGAGTCGATTGCGGATTCGTTCAAAGGCGTCGAGAAGGCATACGCGATACAGGCAGGGCGCGAGATACGCGTTATCGTCCAGCCGGAGAAGATAAGCGATGCCCAGGCGGCCGTCATGGCGCGGGATATCACTAAAAAGATAGAAGAGGGGCTGGAGTATCCGGGCCAGATAAAGGTTACGGTTGTGCGCGAGACCAGAGCTGTGGAGTACGCGAAATAG
- a CDS encoding TIGR00282 family metallophosphoesterase — protein MNILFIGDIVGEPGRRAIEGLLPGIKKANDIEFAIGNAENVAGGSGVTPSLADELFDHGLDVITSGDHIWKRKEIIDRIDADRRILRPANYPPGSPGAGSTVVRSESGIDVGVINLAGRVFMSPLECPFRTATAEIDKIKNKTRIIIVDMHAEATSEKIALGWYLDGKVSAIIGTHTHVQTADEKVLPGGTAFLCDAGMTGPLDGVIGRKKEQILARFLTQMPMKFEMAEGDIQLQGAIVDIDDKTGRANSIKRIQKKLA, from the coding sequence ATGAATATACTGTTCATCGGTGACATCGTCGGAGAACCCGGCCGCAGGGCCATAGAAGGGCTCCTGCCCGGGATAAAAAAAGCCAACGACATCGAGTTTGCGATAGGCAATGCCGAGAATGTTGCCGGCGGAAGCGGGGTCACGCCTTCGCTCGCGGATGAACTCTTCGACCACGGTCTCGACGTCATTACTTCAGGCGATCATATATGGAAGCGTAAAGAGATAATCGACAGGATCGATGCCGACAGGCGGATACTGCGGCCCGCCAACTATCCTCCGGGCTCTCCGGGGGCGGGTTCGACGGTAGTCCGGTCCGAGTCGGGGATAGACGTAGGCGTGATAAATCTCGCAGGGCGCGTATTTATGTCTCCGCTTGAATGTCCCTTCAGAACGGCCACAGCCGAGATCGATAAGATAAAGAATAAAACGCGTATCATAATAGTCGATATGCACGCCGAGGCGACGAGCGAAAAGATAGCGCTTGGCTGGTATTTAGACGGCAAAGTAAGCGCCATAATAGGCACTCACACCCATGTGCAGACCGCCGATGAGAAGGTGCTACCCGGCGGCACCGCGTTTTTGTGCGACGCCGGGATGACCGGGCCGCTCGACGGAGTTATCGGGCGCAAGAAAGAGCAGATACTCGCCAGGTTTCTTACGCAGATGCCGATGAAATTCGAGATGGCTGAGGGCGACATACAGCTTCAGGGCGCCATCGTCGATATAGACGATAAGACGGGCCGTGCGAACTCGATCAAGCGCATCCAGAAAAAGCTGGCGTAA
- the xseA gene encoding exodeoxyribonuclease VII large subunit: MNSEKEKHIYTVSELTKYVRVILEDSFPAVWIEGEISNFVLHSSGHMYFTMKDSGATLKCAMFARLNAKLKFKPKDGMKVICFGKLSVYEARGDYQLIVEEIEPKGIGALQLQFQQLKEKLQKEGLFDQAHKVAIPFLPTRIGIVTSPTGAAIRDFLNISRRRFSNVEIIINPVKVQGESAKNEIAAAITEFNKLKNIDVMIVTRGGGSLEDLWPFNEEVVARAIYASGIPVISAVGHEVDYTISDFVADFRAPTPSAAAELVIPRKEDLTALIDTATTRLRNALDGKLTRLSERLEALKGSYILKQPLNIITQYEQTIDGFLKEISVSVDHFLKMKGENHNRLSAQIEAFNPLAILKRGYSVTVKLPQGGILKDAGALKVGDMIETKLGKGKFKSRVEEIG; this comes from the coding sequence ATGAACAGCGAGAAAGAGAAACACATATACACGGTCAGCGAGCTGACGAAGTATGTCCGCGTCATCCTCGAGGATTCATTCCCCGCAGTTTGGATCGAGGGAGAGATATCGAACTTCGTCCTCCACTCCTCCGGACATATGTACTTCACCATGAAGGATTCAGGCGCTACGCTAAAATGCGCGATGTTCGCCCGCTTGAACGCGAAACTTAAATTCAAACCCAAAGACGGCATGAAAGTCATCTGTTTCGGGAAGCTGAGCGTCTACGAGGCGCGCGGCGATTATCAGCTTATCGTCGAGGAGATAGAGCCGAAAGGCATAGGCGCGCTACAGTTACAGTTCCAGCAGTTAAAAGAAAAATTGCAGAAAGAGGGGCTCTTCGACCAGGCGCATAAAGTGGCGATACCGTTCCTCCCGACGAGGATTGGGATAGTTACAAGTCCCACCGGCGCCGCTATCAGGGATTTTTTAAATATATCCCGCCGGAGATTTTCCAATGTCGAGATAATAATAAATCCGGTTAAGGTGCAGGGGGAGAGCGCGAAGAATGAGATAGCCGCCGCGATAACAGAATTCAATAAACTAAAGAATATCGACGTTATGATAGTTACGCGCGGAGGGGGATCGCTCGAAGATCTCTGGCCGTTCAATGAAGAGGTGGTAGCGCGGGCCATATACGCCTCCGGGATACCGGTTATAAGCGCGGTCGGCCATGAAGTCGATTACACCATATCCGATTTTGTGGCGGATTTCCGCGCTCCGACGCCTTCGGCGGCCGCGGAGCTGGTCATTCCCAGGAAGGAAGACCTCACCGCCCTTATCGACACCGCGACAACGCGGCTTAGGAATGCGCTCGACGGAAAACTTACCCGGCTATCCGAGCGGCTTGAAGCGTTAAAGGGAAGCTACATATTAAAGCAACCGCTCAATATTATCACGCAGTATGAGCAAACGATAGACGGTTTTCTCAAAGAGATATCTGTGAGCGTGGACCATTTTCTGAAGATGAAAGGTGAGAATCACAACCGTTTATCCGCGCAGATAGAGGCATTCAATCCGCTGGCTATTTTAAAACGCGGCTACAGCGTTACCGTGAAACTGCCGCAAGGCGGGATATTAAAAGACGCCGGGGCTCTCAAAGTCGGCGATATGATAGAGACGAAACTTGGTAAGGGTAAATTCAAAAGCAGGGTGGAAGAGATAGGGTAG
- the xseB gene encoding exodeoxyribonuclease VII small subunit yields MAEMKFEEALKRLEKIVGELEAGSLSLDDSLERYEEGIRLSKMCSKKLEAARKKVEILLKSEDGSVELKPFDEHMAEDAKPEDAPKKKRAKTEEGLF; encoded by the coding sequence ATGGCTGAGATGAAGTTCGAAGAGGCGCTGAAGCGGCTCGAAAAGATCGTCGGAGAGCTGGAGGCGGGAAGCTTGTCGCTCGACGATTCGCTGGAACGGTACGAAGAGGGAATACGCCTGTCGAAGATGTGCTCGAAGAAGCTGGAGGCGGCCAGAAAGAAGGTCGAGATACTTTTAAAGTCGGAAGACGGTTCCGTCGAGCTTAAGCCATTCGATGAGCATATGGCCGAGGACGCGAAGCCGGAAGACGCGCCGAAGAAGAAAAGAGCGAAGACAGAAGAAGGGCTTTTTTGA
- a CDS encoding polyprenyl synthetase family protein, whose protein sequence is MKQIKFIDKYLDAFLPGEKEEPRILHKAMRYSVFPGGKRIRPLITIEAARACGGNPAPAAAAACAVEFIHAYSLIHDDLPSMDDDDYRRGKPSCHRKFGEAVAILAGDALLTLAFGTLARNYSPAQSALMVEALSSAAGSCGMAGGQALDITKCRDLEKVNRLKTACLFAAAAQLGAIAARAGAKKGLAMKKYGMNIGMAFQAMDDIADGEGATSQKSAAESIRKAKAALEIFGKKADGLIKIADSVMGSK, encoded by the coding sequence TTGAAACAAATAAAGTTTATAGATAAATATTTGGACGCTTTCCTTCCCGGTGAAAAAGAAGAGCCGCGGATACTCCATAAGGCTATGCGTTACAGCGTATTCCCCGGCGGCAAAAGGATACGCCCTTTGATAACGATCGAGGCCGCGCGCGCCTGTGGGGGAAATCCGGCGCCTGCCGCGGCGGCCGCCTGCGCCGTAGAGTTTATCCACGCGTATTCCCTTATCCACGACGATCTTCCTTCGATGGACGACGACGATTACAGACGGGGCAAGCCGAGCTGTCACAGGAAGTTCGGCGAGGCGGTAGCGATACTCGCCGGGGACGCGCTCCTTACGCTCGCGTTTGGCACGCTCGCGCGCAATTACTCTCCCGCGCAGAGCGCCCTGATGGTAGAAGCGCTCTCGTCAGCCGCGGGTTCCTGCGGCATGGCCGGAGGTCAGGCGCTCGATATTACGAAGTGCCGCGATCTGGAGAAGGTAAATCGCCTTAAGACCGCCTGTCTTTTTGCGGCCGCCGCCCAGCTGGGCGCGATAGCCGCGCGCGCCGGCGCAAAAAAAGGGCTCGCCATGAAAAAATACGGCATGAATATCGGGATGGCATTTCAGGCGATGGACGATATCGCCGACGGAGAAGGCGCAACTTCGCAGAAGTCCGCGGCGGAATCGATTAGAAAGGCCAAGGCTGCATTAGAAATATTCGGCAAAAAGGCCGACGGCTTAATAAAGATAGCGGATTCGGTTATGGGATCAAAATGA